GGAGCCGGAAAGGCTGTCAGCATGAAGAACGGATCGGCACAGCTCGGGGCCCTGGTCCTGGCCATGGCGGCACTCGTGGCCGGAACCGCCGGGACCGCCGTCGCCGCGAAGCCCGCCGCGCCTGTCGTCCGCGATGCGCACGCCCAGGCCTGGCCGGCCCTCAAGGAAGCCAGTGCCGCCGGCCGCTGGGCCGCGCTCGACTCGCTGGCCGGCGGCCTGGTAGCCACGATCGAGGGTGAGAGCCCGGCCGATTCGCTGGCCCTGTCCCGGGCGCTGATCTACGTGGCGCAGGCGCGCTACAAGCAGCGCCTGGTCCACGACGACGTTGTCTTCGATGCCATCGAGCGGAGCATTGCGATCCGCAGCCGCCACGCGAAGGCAGACGACCCCCTGTACGCCTGGTCGCATCTCTGGGCGGCGAAATTCTACCTGGACCTGGGGCGCGGCGAGGACGGACTGCGCCACGCGCGCGAGACCCTGCGGCTTCACGCGGCGCAGGTGCCACCCGACTCGATGCAGGTGAGCGAGGACCACCTGACGATTGGCCTGGCCCTGCACGCCGTCGGCAGGGACCAGGAGGCGCGGGCCTCGTTCCAGCGCGCCGTCGAGGTGCGCGAAGCCCGGGTCGGGCCTGACGACGCCTCGATGGTGCCGGTCCTCGCCGAGTACGGGCAATGGCTGTCAGACCTGGGCGAGTTCGACGAGGCGCGTGCCCGGCTGGATCGCGCGCGTACCATCGCCGAGGGGATCACGGACCCGCGAAGCGACAAGCTGGAAGGCGTGCTGGCCCGGCAGACCACGCTCGAGCTGAGGGTCGGCAATCTGGCCGAATCCGTCGAGCTGGCCCAGCGCTCATACGAGATTGCCGCCGCCCAGTCGGGCGAGGATGCGCTGCGGACCCTGCGCGCACGCACCCGCGTTGCCTATCGCCTGGCCGAGTTCGGGGACCATGCGGCGGCAGTGGCGCAGCTGCGCGGGCTCCTGCCGCGGCTGACGCAGGACCTCGGGCCCGAGCACCCGACCGTGATCAACGCGCGCCTTTCCTGTCTGCAGTCTTCGGTGGCGATCGGCGACACCTCGGGGGTGCGCGCGGAGTTGGCCGGGCTGGCACCGATGGTCGAGTCGCCGACGGGGGCCATGGACGCCAATGCCATGTACCTGGCGCTGATGGCGGCGCAGATGCAGCAGCTTGCCGGCGATGCGCCGGGAGCCCGTGCGCGGCTCGAGGCGGCCGTCGACCGGGCCTGGCCCCACAAGCAGGCGCTGGCCGAGCACATCGCCGCGGCCTGTACGCAGGGCCTGGGCACCCTGAAGGGACGGGCCGATCGGCCCGCGGCCCAGCGCCTGCGGGCCCGCCTGGACGCCTTGCATGACAGCACGTCGGTGGGCGCCACCCCGGAATGGATCGCCGTGTTGTCCGCGCGTGCCGCTGCCGAGGCACGCGTCGGGCGCGCGGCGGCGGCCTGGGACGATGCCTTGCTGGCCTCGCGTGCCGAGCGCGACCGCCTGCGCTACCAGGCGCAGGCCCTGCCCGACCGCCGGGCGCTGCAGCTGGCCGACCAGTTGACCGGCGCCTGCGACGTGCTGGTGCAGCTGGCAAGGGACGGCAAGCCCGCGCAGGTGCGGCAGGCCTGGGAAGCGATCGTGCGCTCGCGCGGGCTGGTGCGCGCCGAGATCGCCTCGCGGCGGCTCGCGGCGGCGGCCGCCGCCGATCCCAGTGTTGTCACCGCCCATGCCAGGTGGCTGGGTGCGCAGCGGCGACTGGCGCAACTGGTCGTCAGCGGCGCCGCACATCCGGAGGACCCGGAATCGGCAGCGCGCTTCGAGGCAGGCCGACGCGAGTCCGACGACGCCGAGCGCGGCTTCATGCGCCTGCTCGGGAGTGCCGCGCCGGACACGGTGTCGCTGGCGCGCATCCTCTCGCGGCTCCGGCCCGGGCAGGCGCTCGTGGCCTTTGCCCCGGCTGACATCGGAAAAGGCGACATCGGGACAGGCGACCGGACCCTGGGCGCATTCGTGGCCCGGGCCGGCAGCAAGTCGCTTCGCTATGTCGCGCTGGGCCGCGAAGCGGACCTGGCCGCGGATATCGCCGACTGGGCGTCCGCGATGGCCACGCCGCCGCCAACCTCGCCGGTGGCCGCCGCCGACGCCGAGCGCCGCTGTCGCACCCTCGGCGACATTGTGCGAAAAGGCCTGTGGGATCCGGTGCATCGCGCCGCGGGGTCGGCCAACGAGTTGTTCCTGGTGCCCGAAGGGGCCATCTGGAACGTGTCCTGGCTGGCGCTGCCCGGGCGCGGCAACGGCTACCTGGCGGACGAAGGCCGGATCGTGCGCGTGTTGAACGCCGAACGCGAACTCCTCGGCGACGACGCACCGGCAGGCCGCGGGCTGCTGGCGATGGGCGGCCCCGACTTCGACCTCGATCGCACCGCAGCGTCGCGGTCGGCCAAGCCCCCGATGGCGGCGGCCGACCGTTCCTGGCCGTGCGTCTCCGGTCGCGCCGGCCCGCTGGGACCGTTGCCGGCGGCACGCGCCGAAGCCGAAGCCATCGCCGGGATCTGGGATACGTCGACTTCCATGGGCGCGCGGGCGTTGTTCGTGGGTGCGGCCTCGGACGAGCGCACGTTCAAGCTCGAGGCTCCCGGCAAGGCGGTCATTCACCTGGCGACGCACGGCATCGTGCTGCGTGACACCTGCGAGGTCGCGGTGTCGGACCTGCGCGGGGTCGGCGGTGTCTCTTCATTGGAGCGCCGACCCGGCAAGTCGACGGGCAGCAGCTCCCGCCAGGGAAGCGCCGTCACCTGGCTCGGTCACCGCGTGTGGCTCGCCATGGCCGGCGCCAACCGGCCGGCCGGTACGGTGGCGGACGAGAACGAGGGGCTGCTGACATCCGAAGAAGTCTCGACGCTCGACCTGGCCGGCACCGATTGGGTGGTGCTATCAGCCTGCCATTCGGGAGTCGGCGAAGCGTGGGCCCGCGAAGGCCAGCTCGGCATGCGGCGCGCCTTCCATCTGGCAGGTGCGCGCACCGTCATCGCCAGCGGCTGGGCGGTCGCGGACGAGGCGACGCGCGAGTGGATGCTGGGCCTGTACGCGGCACGCTTGCGGAACCTGCCGGCCGGCGCCGCGGTCCGCGAGGCCTCGCGCATGACGCTCGAGCAGCGCCGCCGTGACGGCCGCTCCACGCATCCCTTCTACTGGGCCGGGTTTGCGGCGGTCGGGGAATAGCACCGCCATTCCTGGACGCGCCATCGGGCAATTCGATGTGCTATGATCTTCGGGCGCAACGCATTCAACGGCCGCACCACCATGGAGCGCACCCATGTCGACCCGCATCACTGCCAGCTTCATTGCCTGCATTCTGGCCATATTCGCAGGCTCGACGGCACTGGGCAGCCTGGATCACGACACCGACCAGTTCGGCGTCTATTTCGATACGAACGGCAATCGGAACTGCGAGGTGGTCCTGCCCTACTACTCGACGGACGTGTATGTGCTGTTGATGAATCCGGGCGAGGAAGTCCGCGGCTTCGAGTTCAGCTACACGGTCAACACGTCAGCCTTTGTGGTCCGGTTGGTCAACGAGGTTCCCGGCAGCACGATGGGCTGCCTGCAGTACAGCGGGAACATGGCAAGCGGCTTCTACAAGTGCGGGATCTCGACGCCGCTGTCGCCGGCCATCGTGCTGGTGCATTGGCAGTTCCTGCCCCTGGAGCCCGCCAGTGTCGAGTTCCGCCTGGGTCCCGCGCCCAACCCGGCGCTGTACGGAGGACTGCCGGTCATCTACGGCGGCACCCACGGCGTCCGCCTGGCCGGAGTCGCGTCCGGCGATCCCAGTCTTCCGGTGGCGACCTGGGGCGGCCCGGGATGCCCCGTGGCCGAGCAGGTCAGCAGTTTCGGCACCATCAAGGGTTTGTTCCGGTAACCGACCACCACAACGTCGGCCACGCCTCAGCGTTCAGACGACAGCATGCGCTGCCGCTCATCCTTTCCGCATCGGCGTGGAGAAGTCCAGGAAGGTGCACGAACGCCACAGCCATTCCAGCGGGCCGTACCGGAATCGCTGCAGCCAGTAGTGCGCACCCGCGCACTGGACGACCAGGATGCCGCCACCGAGCAGGAGACTCTCGAACGGACCGAGGTGGCGATACAGAGCCAGCCCGTAGCCGTAGAACAGCGGCACGCCGATCAGGCCCTGCGTGACGTATCCCGTAAGGCTCATTCTTCCGTACGGTGCCAGCAGATCGAGCGCCGCCCTGGCCCGAGTGCGCTGGTGGATCACGATGAAGGCGCCGACCCAGACGGCGATCTGCGCGAGGTTGCGGTAAGCCGAAAGCAGGTTGCCGAGCTGGCCCGGGTCCGCACCCTGCATTCCCCAGCCGCCCAGCCGGTGCTTGGCCAAGTGCATGACGGCGAACCCCGCCAGCCCCCAGAACAACGCCTGCCGCCCCAGCCGTTCGCTGCGCGCCGGATCCTCCAGGATGCGGCTGCGGCCGACCAGGAGCCCGCACACG
This genomic window from bacterium contains:
- a CDS encoding CHAT domain-containing protein → MKNGSAQLGALVLAMAALVAGTAGTAVAAKPAAPVVRDAHAQAWPALKEASAAGRWAALDSLAGGLVATIEGESPADSLALSRALIYVAQARYKQRLVHDDVVFDAIERSIAIRSRHAKADDPLYAWSHLWAAKFYLDLGRGEDGLRHARETLRLHAAQVPPDSMQVSEDHLTIGLALHAVGRDQEARASFQRAVEVREARVGPDDASMVPVLAEYGQWLSDLGEFDEARARLDRARTIAEGITDPRSDKLEGVLARQTTLELRVGNLAESVELAQRSYEIAAAQSGEDALRTLRARTRVAYRLAEFGDHAAAVAQLRGLLPRLTQDLGPEHPTVINARLSCLQSSVAIGDTSGVRAELAGLAPMVESPTGAMDANAMYLALMAAQMQQLAGDAPGARARLEAAVDRAWPHKQALAEHIAAACTQGLGTLKGRADRPAAQRLRARLDALHDSTSVGATPEWIAVLSARAAAEARVGRAAAAWDDALLASRAERDRLRYQAQALPDRRALQLADQLTGACDVLVQLARDGKPAQVRQAWEAIVRSRGLVRAEIASRRLAAAAAADPSVVTAHARWLGAQRRLAQLVVSGAAHPEDPESAARFEAGRRESDDAERGFMRLLGSAAPDTVSLARILSRLRPGQALVAFAPADIGKGDIGTGDRTLGAFVARAGSKSLRYVALGREADLAADIADWASAMATPPPTSPVAAADAERRCRTLGDIVRKGLWDPVHRAAGSANELFLVPEGAIWNVSWLALPGRGNGYLADEGRIVRVLNAERELLGDDAPAGRGLLAMGGPDFDLDRTAASRSAKPPMAAADRSWPCVSGRAGPLGPLPAARAEAEAIAGIWDTSTSMGARALFVGAASDERTFKLEAPGKAVIHLATHGIVLRDTCEVAVSDLRGVGGVSSLERRPGKSTGSSSRQGSAVTWLGHRVWLAMAGANRPAGTVADENEGLLTSEEVSTLDLAGTDWVVLSACHSGVGEAWAREGQLGMRRAFHLAGARTVIASGWAVADEATREWMLGLYAARLRNLPAGAAVREASRMTLEQRRRDGRSTHPFYWAGFAAVGE